Proteins co-encoded in one Cytophaga hutchinsonii ATCC 33406 genomic window:
- the rpsF gene encoding 30S ribosomal protein S6 gives MSLKQYETVFILTPVLSDSQMKDAAQKFKQVLVDNGAKIVNEESWGLRKLAYPIQKKNTGFYHLVEFEAATSVINTLETEYRRDERIMRFLTTALDKHAVAYNIKRKKGEFKKSEKVEEKA, from the coding sequence ATGTCACTTAAACAGTACGAGACGGTATTCATTTTAACTCCCGTTTTATCTGATTCTCAGATGAAGGATGCCGCACAGAAGTTCAAGCAAGTGCTCGTGGATAACGGCGCTAAGATTGTGAACGAAGAAAGCTGGGGGTTGCGTAAGCTTGCTTACCCGATTCAAAAGAAAAACACTGGTTTCTATCACCTGGTTGAATTTGAAGCAGCGACTTCAGTAATCAACACACTTGAGACTGAGTACCGCAGAGATGAGCGTATCATGCGTTTTTTAACAACCGCATTAGATAAGCACGCTGTTGCATACAACATCAAAAGAAAAAAAGGCGAATTCAAGAAATCTGAAAAAGTGGAGGAGAAAGCATAA
- the rpsR gene encoding 30S ribosomal protein S18, which yields MTLQNESINRVENRKKYCRFKKMGIFYIDYKDPNFLLKFVNEQGKILPRRLTGTSLKYQRKVSQAVKRARLIGLLPYVTDSLK from the coding sequence ATGACACTTCAGAACGAATCAATCAACAGAGTCGAGAACAGAAAAAAATATTGCCGTTTCAAGAAAATGGGCATCTTTTACATCGACTATAAAGATCCAAATTTCCTATTGAAATTTGTAAATGAGCAAGGTAAAATTTTACCACGTCGCCTTACAGGAACGAGCTTGAAATATCAGCGTAAAGTTTCTCAAGCAGTAAAACGTGCTCGCTTAATTGGTTTATTACCATATGTAACTGACTCTTTAAAATAA
- the rplI gene encoding 50S ribosomal protein L9: protein MEVILKEDIKGLGYKNDLVQVKAGYGNNFLIPRGYAINATVSAKKVVAENIKQAAHKAEKLKKDAVATSEKIAGLALEIAAKVGDTGKIFGAVTSLQISDALAKKGISVDRKKIAFKGDVKDAGEHTALIDLHKEVKVELKFTVVAE, encoded by the coding sequence ATGGAAGTTATTTTAAAAGAAGACATCAAAGGATTAGGTTATAAGAATGACTTAGTTCAGGTAAAAGCTGGATACGGAAACAATTTCCTTATCCCACGCGGATACGCTATCAATGCTACAGTTTCTGCTAAAAAAGTAGTTGCTGAAAACATTAAGCAAGCTGCTCACAAAGCAGAAAAATTGAAGAAAGATGCTGTTGCTACTTCAGAGAAAATCGCGGGTCTTGCACTTGAGATTGCTGCTAAAGTTGGCGATACAGGTAAAATCTTCGGTGCTGTTACATCTTTACAAATCTCTGATGCTTTAGCTAAAAAAGGTATCTCAGTAGATCGTAAAAAAATCGCTTTCAAAGGTGATGTTAAAGATGCTGGTGAACACACTGCATTAATCGACTTACACAAAGAAGTTAAAGTTGAATTGAAATTTACAGTTGTAGCTGAGTAA
- a CDS encoding GSCFA domain-containing protein has translation MLTRTEISPGKAPFTIEHNQTVVTIGSCFSDMIGEKLQYYKFDVLANPFGTTFNPISIFQLLTIAIEKKFNPFPASLGEIWYDHQFHSEVSALSAEALHELTNERIAAATKSLARASCLVITLGSAWVYRHVETNTIVNNCHKQSGRYFKKELLSVKHILEDFETVYAKLKELNPSIKIIFTVSPVRHIKDTLQLNSVSKAILLSSVHYMCEQHTDCHYFPSYEIQMDDLRDYRYYAEDLIHPSKQAEKYIWKKLSNWVFSSDLLAALEEWDQLQKLLHHKAFHPSGSAHQQFLQQTIQRFEQFPHWNVSAEIASLKAQCI, from the coding sequence ATGCTTACCCGAACAGAAATATCACCCGGAAAGGCTCCTTTTACAATTGAACATAATCAAACGGTTGTAACAATCGGATCATGCTTTTCGGATATGATTGGCGAGAAACTGCAATATTATAAATTTGATGTGCTAGCCAATCCATTTGGTACAACGTTCAATCCGATTTCAATTTTTCAATTGCTTACGATCGCAATCGAAAAAAAATTTAACCCCTTCCCTGCTTCCTTAGGTGAAATATGGTACGATCACCAGTTTCATTCTGAAGTGTCGGCGTTAAGTGCAGAAGCATTGCATGAACTCACAAACGAACGGATTGCAGCGGCTACAAAATCCTTGGCACGGGCTTCGTGTCTGGTCATAACGCTGGGTAGTGCATGGGTGTACAGGCATGTAGAAACCAACACCATTGTAAATAATTGCCACAAACAAAGCGGCAGGTATTTCAAAAAAGAATTGCTTTCTGTTAAACACATCCTGGAAGATTTTGAAACGGTTTATGCAAAACTGAAAGAGCTCAATCCTTCCATTAAAATAATTTTTACGGTAAGTCCGGTGCGGCATATTAAGGATACGCTTCAATTAAACAGCGTAAGCAAAGCCATCCTGCTATCGTCCGTACACTACATGTGCGAGCAGCATACCGATTGCCATTATTTCCCTTCGTATGAAATACAGATGGATGATCTGCGCGACTACCGGTATTATGCAGAAGATCTTATTCACCCAAGCAAACAGGCTGAAAAGTATATCTGGAAAAAACTTTCTAACTGGGTATTTTCTTCCGATCTTCTTGCAGCACTGGAGGAATGGGACCAGCTTCAGAAGCTTCTCCACCACAAAGCCTTTCATCCATCCGGTTCAGCACATCAGCAGTTTCTGCAGCAAACCATACAGCGCTTCGAACAATTTCCACATTGGAATGTATCTGCTGAAATAGCTTCCTTAAAAGCACAATGCATCTAG
- a CDS encoding thioredoxin domain-containing protein gives MKSYTKHTHTNRLASESSPYLLQHAHNPVEWFPWGEEALQKAKAEDKPILVSIGYSACHWCHVMEHECFEKEEVAAVMNDLFINIKIDREERPDLDQIYMDAVSAMGLRGGWPLNVFLTPDAKPFYGGTYFPQDHWLNLLGQISNAYLNHREDILKSAESFTESLNQSDVFKYGLVDDAETFHKDELDLAYDRISQQFDTDMGGMNKAPKFPMPSIYLYLLRDYALTGRQGSLQHVELTLDKMAMGGIYDTIGGGFARYSVDGAWFAPHFEKMLYDNGQLLSLYSEAYTVTKKPLYKEVIEETYTWLKREMLSPEGGFYSALDADSEGVEGKFYCWQYEELAQLIQEDFALFCAYYAITENGNWEHGMNILYKRMSDEAFAAAHSISAEALRESVSRWKNILFSERDPREHPGLDDKILASWNGIMLKGLCDAYRILGDAAILNTALMNAEFILTKLYDGKTLFHSYKNKKATIPGFLEDYTHVIDGYLALYEVSLDEQWLRQAITLVNHVIDHFYDDDEGLFFYTSRTSEKLIARKKEIFDNVIPASNSSLARNLYHLGKLLNNNDWIEHGRKTGSRFKKAFLADPSYLSNWGCLITSLMSPTAEIVISGKDALKIRKEINTVYYPNKVICGSVVSSTLPLLTDRKPVDDKTLIYLCFDKTCQLPTASVSELFDQLNRIN, from the coding sequence ATGAAATCTTATACAAAACATACACATACAAACCGGCTGGCAAGCGAAAGCAGCCCATACTTGCTGCAGCATGCGCACAATCCTGTCGAATGGTTTCCATGGGGTGAAGAAGCGCTTCAGAAAGCAAAAGCAGAAGACAAGCCCATCCTTGTAAGCATTGGCTACTCGGCTTGCCATTGGTGCCATGTGATGGAACATGAATGTTTTGAAAAAGAAGAGGTCGCAGCTGTGATGAACGATTTATTCATCAACATAAAAATCGATCGCGAAGAACGTCCGGATCTGGATCAGATTTATATGGATGCAGTAAGCGCCATGGGTCTTCGTGGCGGATGGCCATTGAATGTATTTTTAACGCCCGATGCAAAACCCTTTTACGGAGGCACATATTTTCCGCAGGATCATTGGTTAAACTTATTGGGACAGATTTCAAATGCATACCTGAATCACAGAGAAGACATTCTGAAATCTGCCGAAAGCTTTACCGAATCCTTAAACCAGAGTGATGTATTCAAATACGGCCTGGTAGATGATGCTGAAACGTTTCATAAAGATGAACTGGATCTTGCATACGACCGGATCTCCCAGCAGTTTGATACGGACATGGGCGGCATGAACAAGGCTCCTAAGTTTCCGATGCCTTCGATCTATCTGTACCTCCTGCGTGACTACGCCCTTACGGGCAGACAAGGTTCATTGCAGCACGTGGAATTAACGCTCGACAAAATGGCAATGGGCGGCATCTACGATACCATAGGCGGAGGCTTTGCACGCTATTCCGTAGATGGTGCATGGTTCGCGCCGCATTTTGAAAAGATGCTATACGATAACGGTCAGCTCCTGTCTCTATACAGCGAAGCATATACCGTTACTAAAAAACCTTTATACAAAGAAGTAATAGAAGAAACCTATACCTGGCTAAAACGTGAAATGCTTTCTCCGGAAGGCGGCTTCTATTCTGCGCTGGATGCGGATAGCGAAGGTGTGGAAGGAAAATTTTATTGCTGGCAATATGAAGAATTAGCACAGCTTATTCAGGAAGATTTTGCTTTATTCTGTGCGTATTATGCCATTACCGAAAACGGCAACTGGGAACATGGCATGAATATCCTATATAAGCGTATGTCTGATGAAGCCTTTGCAGCAGCGCATTCCATTTCAGCAGAAGCATTACGAGAATCTGTTTCCCGCTGGAAAAACATCCTGTTCAGCGAGCGCGATCCCAGAGAACATCCGGGGCTGGACGATAAAATTCTGGCATCGTGGAATGGTATTATGCTGAAAGGTTTGTGTGATGCTTACCGCATTCTCGGCGACGCAGCTATATTGAATACCGCATTGATGAACGCGGAATTTATTCTTACAAAACTGTACGATGGAAAAACACTTTTCCATTCCTATAAAAATAAAAAAGCAACTATTCCCGGTTTCTTAGAAGATTATACGCACGTAATCGATGGTTATCTGGCCTTGTATGAAGTAAGTCTGGATGAGCAATGGCTGCGCCAGGCAATTACGCTGGTAAATCATGTCATTGATCATTTCTACGACGACGACGAAGGATTATTTTTTTACACGTCGCGCACGAGTGAAAAACTGATCGCACGTAAAAAAGAAATATTTGATAATGTGATACCGGCATCGAATTCTTCTTTAGCCCGTAATTTATATCACTTAGGTAAATTACTAAACAACAACGACTGGATAGAGCACGGCCGTAAAACAGGTTCCCGTTTCAAGAAAGCGTTTCTGGCAGATCCTTCCTACCTGTCTAATTGGGGTTGTTTAATTACAAGCCTTATGTCACCTACAGCAGAAATTGTTATCAGCGGAAAAGATGCGCTTAAAATACGCAAGGAAATAAACACCGTTTATTATCCGAATAAAGTTATCTGCGGATCTGTTGTTTCCAGCACACTCCCTTTATTGACAGACCGTAAACCCGTAGATGATAAAACACTTATCTATCTGTGTTTTGATAAAACATGCCAGTTACCAACGGCTTCCGTTTCTGAATTATTTGATCAATTAAACCGTATAAACTAA
- a CDS encoding leucine-rich repeat domain-containing protein has protein sequence MKKILFIAALAITGILSTSIYASAQVSYDSLCQSYKTYYSIAEALKDPLNVQKLDLSMQKLTVFPEEIMQFPNLVCLDLSFNRIPTLPPSFATLTKIEYLNLAGTRYIGKLPSVLANMQNLKVLDLRDHPEWPASTFEEAKKLLPTVTILK, from the coding sequence ATGAAAAAAATACTTTTTATTGCAGCACTTGCCATTACTGGTATTCTATCAACAAGCATATATGCTTCGGCACAGGTTTCCTATGATTCACTTTGCCAATCGTATAAAACATATTATTCAATCGCAGAAGCACTGAAAGATCCGTTGAACGTACAAAAGCTTGATTTATCAATGCAAAAATTAACCGTTTTTCCGGAAGAAATTATGCAGTTTCCAAATCTGGTTTGCCTCGATCTTTCATTCAACCGCATTCCTACACTTCCTCCATCCTTTGCAACATTAACAAAAATCGAATACCTGAATTTAGCAGGAACCCGGTATATTGGCAAACTGCCAAGTGTCTTAGCCAACATGCAAAATTTGAAAGTGCTGGATCTGAGAGACCACCCGGAGTGGCCCGCTTCAACATTTGAAGAAGCAAAAAAATTATTACCAACGGTTACAATCCTTAAATAA
- the priA gene encoding replication restart helicase PriA — MSSKEIRAEGFFCDVVLPLPLPQLFTYKIPDQLVDTVSAGCRIIVPFGQRKFVTGVVRSIHQHAPASYQTKELIDVLDVTPTMNAYQFKFMDWMAEYYLCAPGEVLQAALPSGFKLSSESMIQLNPLFQEASVDLTEKERRIIQELRSNTLSYKDISKLIDQSSVQPIIKLLIQKQAILLFEEVKEKYSPKIISKIRLADQYTTPHALANLMQELDKKPRQQEVLMRYLQEVPVIQTPGANIPGIEKTFFTASGLSTSSLQTLIKNKVFEAFEEVISRLSYRADEKKSVVELSEQQEAAKESILLQLDTKDSVLLHGVTGSGKTEIYIDLIKRSIDNGSQALLLLPEIALTTQIVQRLEEYFGDRMGVYHSKFSDNERVEVWRGLQEGRYDFIVGVRSSVFLPFTHLGLIIIDEEHEASYKQQDPAPRYNGRDAALMLARIHNAKTVLGSATPSIESRDAALKNRWGYVPLLNRYGNVSLPEIRLADMRVERKNKTVQQGFSLTLLSAIRETIANKKQVIIFQNRRGYAPMLECEDCGNIPMCTSCSVSLTYHQFSHELRCHYCGFTRKVPQKCDSCSSHRLKTVGSGTERIEDELQILLPEARIRRMDLDTTRKKNSFAELITAFSQHEIDILIGTQMVTKGLDFANVELVGVYDADRMLYFPDFRAIERTYQMIVQVSGRAGRKSGEGKVIIQTAQPEHPVFAFIKNNDYDGFFTRELYEREMYHYPPFTRVTHISVLHLDKKEALKTAHGLTAKLKDAIGSKRILGPQVASIEKLRNYYHIELFIKLEKDIKGLQSIKNKIASIVQNEHTLHIGSKGRIIIDTDQN; from the coding sequence ATGAGCAGTAAGGAAATTCGTGCGGAAGGTTTTTTTTGTGATGTGGTATTACCCTTACCTCTTCCACAATTATTTACATATAAAATACCCGATCAGCTGGTAGATACCGTTTCTGCAGGCTGCAGAATTATTGTGCCCTTTGGCCAGCGTAAGTTTGTGACCGGTGTGGTACGTTCCATTCATCAGCATGCACCTGCCAGTTATCAGACCAAAGAATTAATTGATGTATTGGATGTTACGCCAACGATGAATGCATATCAATTTAAATTCATGGATTGGATGGCGGAATATTACCTATGTGCACCCGGCGAAGTACTTCAGGCGGCCTTACCCAGCGGATTTAAATTGAGCAGTGAATCCATGATTCAATTGAACCCACTGTTTCAGGAAGCGTCTGTGGACTTAACAGAAAAAGAACGCAGGATCATTCAGGAGTTGCGTTCCAATACATTAAGCTATAAAGACATTTCAAAACTCATTGACCAGTCAAGCGTTCAGCCAATCATAAAATTACTGATCCAAAAACAAGCAATCCTGTTATTTGAAGAAGTAAAAGAAAAATACAGTCCGAAGATAATATCCAAAATACGTTTGGCCGATCAGTATACAACTCCGCATGCACTGGCGAATTTGATGCAGGAGCTGGATAAAAAGCCCAGACAGCAGGAAGTACTGATGCGTTATCTGCAGGAAGTACCGGTCATTCAGACTCCCGGCGCTAACATACCAGGTATTGAAAAAACTTTTTTTACTGCTTCCGGACTTTCTACTTCTTCGTTGCAGACACTTATTAAAAATAAAGTGTTTGAAGCGTTCGAAGAAGTTATTTCCAGATTAAGTTACCGTGCAGACGAAAAAAAATCTGTCGTAGAATTATCCGAACAGCAGGAAGCTGCGAAAGAATCTATCCTGCTTCAGTTAGACACTAAAGATAGTGTGCTGCTGCACGGCGTAACCGGAAGCGGTAAAACAGAGATTTATATTGACCTGATCAAACGCAGCATTGATAATGGTTCACAAGCATTGCTGCTGCTCCCTGAAATTGCCTTAACCACACAGATTGTACAGCGGCTTGAAGAATATTTCGGCGACCGCATGGGCGTATATCATTCTAAATTTTCAGACAACGAACGTGTAGAAGTCTGGAGAGGATTGCAGGAAGGCCGCTACGATTTTATTGTTGGTGTACGTTCTTCTGTTTTCCTTCCTTTCACACATTTAGGCCTGATTATTATTGATGAAGAACATGAGGCTTCATACAAACAACAGGACCCTGCTCCGCGCTACAATGGCCGGGATGCAGCGCTGATGCTTGCACGCATTCACAATGCCAAAACCGTATTGGGTTCTGCCACACCAAGCATAGAAAGCAGAGACGCAGCCTTAAAAAACCGGTGGGGTTATGTGCCTCTGCTGAACAGATATGGCAATGTATCATTGCCCGAGATCAGGCTGGCAGATATGCGTGTTGAACGCAAAAATAAAACTGTTCAGCAAGGTTTTTCGTTAACACTTCTTTCAGCGATACGCGAAACCATAGCAAATAAAAAACAGGTTATTATTTTTCAGAACCGCCGCGGATATGCCCCGATGCTGGAATGCGAAGATTGCGGCAACATTCCGATGTGTACCAGCTGCTCAGTTAGTTTAACCTATCACCAGTTCAGCCATGAACTGCGTTGCCATTATTGCGGCTTTACCCGCAAGGTGCCTCAAAAGTGCGACAGCTGCAGTTCGCATCGTTTAAAAACTGTAGGATCAGGTACTGAACGTATTGAAGATGAATTACAGATACTTCTGCCAGAAGCCCGGATCCGCCGCATGGATCTTGATACAACGCGCAAAAAAAACAGCTTTGCCGAATTGATCACAGCTTTCAGTCAGCACGAAATTGATATATTGATAGGTACCCAAATGGTGACAAAAGGATTGGATTTTGCCAACGTTGAACTTGTGGGTGTGTACGATGCGGACCGCATGCTGTATTTTCCTGACTTCAGAGCCATTGAACGTACCTATCAGATGATTGTTCAGGTAAGCGGACGGGCAGGAAGAAAAAGCGGCGAGGGGAAAGTTATTATCCAGACAGCACAACCCGAGCACCCTGTCTTTGCGTTTATAAAGAATAATGATTACGATGGTTTCTTTACACGGGAGCTTTATGAGCGGGAAATGTATCATTATCCCCCATTCACCCGTGTAACACATATTTCTGTACTGCATCTGGATAAAAAAGAAGCGTTAAAAACAGCACATGGCTTAACGGCTAAACTTAAAGATGCTATTGGCAGCAAACGGATTTTAGGTCCGCAAGTGGCGTCGATTGAAAAATTAAGAAATTATTATCATATCGAACTTTTCATTAAATTAGAAAAAGACATTAAAGGGTTGCAATCTATAAAAAATAAAATCGCCTCTATTGTTCAGAATGAACATACTTTACACATTGGTTCTAAAGGCAGGATCATTATAGATACAGATCAAAATTAA